In Negativicutes bacterium, the genomic stretch ATTCTTTTAGAACCGCTTCCGCACCGCCTACGAAGCAAGCGGTGCCCAGGCAGACATTGATGTTGCTTTGACCGCGGGGAACCATGGTAAAAAAGGTGTAGAAACTGACAACTCCATATACCTTGGCTGTGGAAATATCCAGACGTTCGGCAATATGAGATTGAACATCCTGCGGCAGATAACCAAAAAGCGATTGCGCGTGATGCAGAACAGGAATCAAAGCTGATCCTTTATTGGATATGGATAATGTACCGATATACTGATCCAATTCGCTAAATTTGCTTTGCATGCAATTGCATACCATCGGTGAAATTCCTCCCCTTTGATTGTAATTTCAAGTAAATTGTCAGCTTGGGAGCTATTTTTACCAGATACATCTGGATAAAGTATAATCTTTTTGAGGTAACAAGTCAAATTGTCGAAAAATTCGATACATTTTTACTGTATTACTATTTAATATTATTTTATTTGCAAAGACGCCCTTGTTTGTGAAAAATTTCTTGATATCAAGTCCAATTGGCTAAATTTCGCAAAATAGCAGAGCCAATTTTATAGAATTTGGCTCTCATTGCTTCTCTGTATGCGGCATAAACAAAAGTGAACATAGAAGTAATAATTAAAACATACAAAAAGTAGCTGGAAATAGAAAAACCATTGCAATGGATATTCCCAAATTGCAATGGTTTTTTGATGATTTCCCTATTTTTTGTATGTTTGAAATTCGGTTTTTCAATGAATTTGTTTCTTATCTGCAGTCATTCAATTTGGTAGTCCCCTTTGGGGCGATCATTCGTGCAATCTCCGTTACCGTCGAGCGGTATCACTTCACCCAGGATAGTTGGCGGCGGCTTCAGAATCACCTGAAAGAAGTCTTTGACGCGCGCTGCCATCTCTCTGGTGCTGTAATAGGATTGACCGGTATAACTACGGGAATCGGAAGCAACACCGCTGGCATCCAACCCAAGCGCGCGCGCCACATATAAAGCCCGGTAGAGGTGATAGCGCTGGGTAACGATGACGATTTTTTCAGCTTGAAAAATCTCTTTCGCCCGATAAAGACTTTCATAAGTGGAGAAACCGGCGTGATCCATGAAGATGTCGCCGGATGCTACTCCGTGCGAGATGGCGAATCGTTTCATGGTATTGACCTCATCATAGTCGATCTGTCCATGATCACCGCTGACCAGTAATTTATCTGCGGCGCCAAGCTTATAGAGGGCGATGCCTTGCAGCAGGCGGTCTTCCAGCATATCGCTGGGAGAGCCGTCGGCTGCAAGGCCTGCACCTAAAATCAAAATACAGTCTGCCGCCAGGGAAGCAGTTTTGTCCGGGCTCAGAATATGTTGTTTTACGCTCAGCATCACGAGAGCGTTGATCGCCAAAGGGGCGGCTAAAAGTGCCATCAGTGTGCTTAGGATAATAGGAAGGAAAGAAGGATGTTTTTTTGAAGTCGGGTTACGTCTGCTCGCCTTGTGCATTTGCTTTCCTCACTTTCCTCATTTCTTTTCTGCTCCCGCAGGACCCGGAATTGCTTTGTCTTAATTCAGTATAACACAAGCTGTTGGCTCAATCAAATGCAGGAGAAGAAAGTTTATGGATTATTCAGAATCAGTAGAAAGAAAAACGCTTGCCTGTGGTTCTTATCGTGATCCGGTTCAGCAGAACCCGCAGTAGATTTCGGCTTGCGCATCCATTCCGGCCTGACACAAGACATGACGGCATTCCGCTGTGCCGCCCGCCGGCAGGAACAACCTGTCCGCACTTGCCGGGCTGCCGTGAACAGCCGCTTGCACCGGCCGGTTGGGCAAGCGGCAGACGCAGGCTTGTTTATAAAAAATTACGCTTGACAAGCTTCTTTCTATCTCTTATACTACAGGGTAGTAACCAGCTATATCCTTTAAGTTCGGCCCCGTGAGGCGAGCAAGGTGAGGGGGTAACCATCATGTTGACGTACACGTTTATCCTTTTTTATACAAGGGATAGACGTTTTTTATTACCCTTTTTCAGGTCAGGCAAACCGGACGGATCGGGAGAAATAACGGAGAAATAACAAAGAAGGGAAGTGGGCAGCTCTTGCAGCTCAACAGTAAAGATGTTCTTGGTTTAGAAACCATGTCTCGCAGTGAAATGGAACTGATCATTGCAGAAGCAAAAAAAATGAAGCAGCTTATCGGGCAACCGGTGAAAAAAAGGACGGATTTAAGAGGAAAAGTTGTAGTCAATCTTTTTTTTGAACCTTCTACCCGCACACGCAGTTCATTCGAATTGGCGGGTAAGTACCTGGGAGCGGACGTGATTAATATCACAGCTTCCACCTCCAGTGTGGTCAAAGGAGAAACCTTATTGGACACCGCTCTCACGATTGACAGACTGGGGACCGATATTTTAGTCATGCGTCATGCTGCTTCCGGTGCGCCGCACTTTTTGGCAAAACAATTGCACTGCAGCGTGATCAATGCCGGTGACGGTATGCATGAGCATCCGACGCAAGGCCTGTTGGATCTTTATACGATGCTGGATAAATTAGGCGACCTGACCGGCAAGAAGATGGTACTGCTGGGTGATATTGCGCACAGCCGGGTGGCACGATCCAATCTTTACGCGATGCTGAAATTTGGCGCCAGGGTCACGCTCTGTGGTCCGAAAACGCTGCTGCCGGTACAAGCCGCGCAATGGGGTGTGAAAGTGACCAGCGATATTGAAGAAGCGGTGCAGGATGCCGATGTGATCAACGTGCTGCGCCTGCAGTTGGAGCGGCAAAAGAAAGGCCTCTTCCCCAGCATCCGGGAATACCATGCCAACTGGGGTTTGGATGAGCGCCGTTTGCGTCTGGCGCATCCCAATGCCTTGGTGATGCATCCGGGTCCTATGAACCGCGGTGTGGAAATTGCATCTGCAGTGGCAGATTCGCTGCAATCGACCATTGAAGAACAGGTTACCAACGGTGTGGCCGTGCGGATGGCTTTATTGAATCTTTTAGCGGGGAGTGAAAGCCATGACTAAGCTCTTATTAAAAGGAGGGCGTGTGATCGATCCGGTGCTGCAGTTGGATCAGATCAGTGATCTTTT encodes the following:
- a CDS encoding NAD(P)H-dependent oxidoreductase subunit E → MVCNCMQSKFSELDQYIGTLSISNKGSALIPVLHHAQSLFGYLPQDVQSHIAERLDISTAKVYGVVSFYTFFTMVPRGQSNINVCLGTACFVGGAEAVLKEFENQLQIKSGETTPDFKFSITPVRCVGACSLAPVVMINNKVYGHVKPEDVAQILSEYSQIEGGV
- a CDS encoding YdcF family protein; its protein translation is MHKASRRNPTSKKHPSFLPIILSTLMALLAAPLAINALVMLSVKQHILSPDKTASLAADCILILGAGLAADGSPSDMLEDRLLQGIALYKLGAADKLLVSGDHGQIDYDEVNTMKRFAISHGVASGDIFMDHAGFSTYESLYRAKEIFQAEKIVIVTQRYHLYRALYVARALGLDASGVASDSRSYTGQSYYSTREMAARVKDFFQVILKPPPTILGEVIPLDGNGDCTNDRPKGDYQIE
- a CDS encoding aspartate carbamoyltransferase catalytic subunit, which translates into the protein MQLNSKDVLGLETMSRSEMELIIAEAKKMKQLIGQPVKKRTDLRGKVVVNLFFEPSTRTRSSFELAGKYLGADVINITASTSSVVKGETLLDTALTIDRLGTDILVMRHAASGAPHFLAKQLHCSVINAGDGMHEHPTQGLLDLYTMLDKLGDLTGKKMVLLGDIAHSRVARSNLYAMLKFGARVTLCGPKTLLPVQAAQWGVKVTSDIEEAVQDADVINVLRLQLERQKKGLFPSIREYHANWGLDERRLRLAHPNALVMHPGPMNRGVEIASAVADSLQSTIEEQVTNGVAVRMALLNLLAGSESHD